The genomic DNA CAGCTCGCGCGCCACGCGGTGGCGCTCGTTCTCGCGGACGTTGTTGGCGCTTGCGACCAGCTCCTGCAAGCGCTCGCTGGCCTCGACCAGCTCGGCGCGTTGCCGCTCGCGCTCGGTGATGTCGATGCCGAGGCCGACGATTGCGGGGCGGCCGTGGAAGATTACGCGCGTGCCATGAATCTCGAAGCAGCCTGGGTTGCGGGACGAGGTCCGGCGAATGACGAACAGCTTGGAAGCGCCAACGCCGCTGATCTGGCGCTCGTACTGGGCCATCAGCGCACCGCGTTGCGAGGGGTTCGCCACGTCGCAAAGCCGGGCGCCGAGCAACTTCTCGCGCCTGAGACCGCACATGCGCGCGAAAGTCTCGTTGACATAGCGGAAGCGGCCGTCCTGCAGGATGTAGATGCCGGCGATGGACTGCTCGACGATGCCTTTGAAGGGGACCTCGTAGTCGTCCAGGTCAACGTTCAGCTCGTCCAGCTCGGCCATGGCAGCTACCCGCTATCTGAATGATGATTGTCATGCTAGAGAATGACGAGCACAATGCAGAAAGTCAAGACAAGAACATGGGATTTGACAGATGGGACACTCACAGGCGGACAAAGCGCAAAGCAGGAAGCGCATCCTGGAACAGGCCGCGGAGCAGATTCGGGATGGCGGACTCGAATCCGTCAGCGTCGGCAAGCTGATGCGTAGCGCCAACCTGACGCACGGCGGCTTCTATGGGCACTTCGAGTCCCGCTCCGACCTGCTGCTGCACGCGCTCGAACGCGCGCTGGATGCCGGGAATGCCGCGTTCGATGCAAAAAACGGGAAGGCGTCGGTCGAGTACAGCGCAACGGTACGCAGCTACCTGAGCCGCAAGCACCGCGACGCGCGCACGACCGGCTGCGCAATCGCCGCGCTGGCGGGCGACGTGGCGCGCGCCGACGAGTCGGCGCGCGAGGCGATGTCGACCCACATCGAGCGGTTCATCGGCCGGATGGATGCCGCGCTGGGCGGGGACGATCCGGACAAGGCCGTGTTCGCGGTCAGCGCCATGATCGGGGCTCTGGTGGTGTCTCGCGTGATGGCCGACGAAAAGCGCTCCGACGCAGTGCTGGCCGCGGCGAAGCGGGAGTTGCTCGCTTTGCAGCAAATGGAATGAGCCACGCCGCCGCGATCAGGGCGACCCATGGGCTACTGCGGGTTACTTGAGCGCCTGGCCATGGTTGCGCTCATAGACGGTGGTTAGCGTAGCGACCCTGGCTCCTGCCTCGAATACTTCGAGGTCGCATTGGCACAAGGTGCCAAGCTGTTGACGCCGCACGGGCGAAACCGTTAAGGCTTCCCGCACCCGTGCACTCTGCCCAAAATAGCGGATGGTGAGCCATACTGGACTTGTTGCCGCTTCTCCCTGAGAGTACTTGTCGCATAGCCGGGCCACCGCGAGGCACTGTGCAATGTCGTCGTCATGCCATGTCGTCACTGGCAGCATTCCGCTACGCCATGGCATGTAGCTGTTTGACGGTAGCTCGCCATCCAGGACAACATGCGCGCGACCTACGATAGCCCCCGCCTGCCTGAGTTCGGCCAACCATCGCTGCTGCCGACCGTCCC from Cupriavidus sp. D39 includes the following:
- a CDS encoding TetR/AcrR family transcriptional regulator yields the protein MGHSQADKAQSRKRILEQAAEQIRDGGLESVSVGKLMRSANLTHGGFYGHFESRSDLLLHALERALDAGNAAFDAKNGKASVEYSATVRSYLSRKHRDARTTGCAIAALAGDVARADESAREAMSTHIERFIGRMDAALGGDDPDKAVFAVSAMIGALVVSRVMADEKRSDAVLAAAKRELLALQQME